Below is a genomic region from Aricia agestis chromosome 16, ilAriAges1.1, whole genome shotgun sequence.
TTAATCAAAAGATGGCGGTAGTGTCGGTTTTTTACGGAGCGTAATCCCGCGCCCCCCGCTCCACGACAGTGCCGCATCACGGCTTGTGACGGGTGGACGTGTGCTAGTGCTGGTGAAAGTAGTCATAAGCTGTGTTATAACAGTATTGTGGGTAAGTCGTTTTgtcattattatatattaatgagTAAAAAACAGTCGTAACACATTTTACGACTGTTTTTTAGAAacttaaactaaaaaatacTTACATGCCTATCTAAAATAGTGCCACATTAAAGGTTATGACATAATTTGTGTTCAGCTTAGTCtaaaaaaatgtcacatcataGGTTATGACGTTATCGTTGTCAACTTTGCTGTTGATTTGTAATTTATTCTTCTAAAAAAAGATTGTATCATATATTGTGTCACTTTTTTACTATTCAATCCTAGATTTTTGTTCACTTGCAATATATAAAACGCAAATAATAtactaggttaggttaggttcaccTTTCAATGTTTTACTGATAaatgtttaatataattagCGCCGCCAATTGGTGTAACATTAAtagtacttataaaataaaaaatgactgCTAAACTTGATTCCATATATATCGTTGGATTTAGTACAGATATATGAAAACATATCAATTGGTTGCGCTAGTTCCGCTTGCTAGTTACCTAAAATATTTGGCAGTTTAATACCACTATTTAAGTACGCTTATTTtaggtaactttgaattgcggttaaactttgaacaatacaataatgtattgttcaaagttaaaccgcAATTCAAAGTTGCCCAAAATGACGTTAacttttagttttctttttttaggtATAAAATGGCTAGCCAATTTAAAGAAGGTCGAGGCAAGCGGTTACTGCAAATGTGTGGAAATGAtaacaataaagaaaataataacatgAACCGCACAggtaagttttaaaaaatacttttctacTTGCTATACCTACACGCATCTTTTGGTTGTTCTGTATATTGCTTTATTTGCTAACTCATCTACATTGACGTCTGTTTCTTAGttctcatattataatacttatataaataatattaatattactacttctaactaatactaatataatttgctaaattatcataatattgtatattctcttttttaagtatataatttttttgcagATGATTTAGTACCCACCACCAGTAGTATAAAACCAGGCATTGATGTATCAGACGATACCGGAACAATTAACGATGACCTTGAACAGACTCTAAACTCGGAATATTTTTCTGAAGATGATGACGATTCGGTGAAGGACCCTAACTATTCGAGTAGTTCTTCCAGTAGCACTTCCAGCGGTTCTTCCAGGAGCTCTTCCAGATCTTCTACGGTACAGCATGTAATCCCACCAACCAGTATAAATGACCCAGAAGTGTTAGGCGACCAAAACTTAAGACAATCGAGCCCTCAATATGAAGAGAAGAATGAAGTTAGTGAAAGTGACCAAAACATTGACTTACCCATCCAACAATCTGTACAGGAGAACAAAGATGAAGAAGGTGTCCAAGATATCCAACCACCGTCACAATCTGTACAGGAGAGTAATGAAGAAATTACTCAAAACATTAGACTACCGTCACAATCTGCACAAGAAAATATAGATGAAGAAGCGGCACAAAATTTGACTGAAATGGAGGACAACAGTAATGTTAAGAAAGGCAGAAAACGTCTAGCAAGAGTTGATGAGTGGCTAAGTGTCAAAGCAAAGAAATTACGTAATACCGGTCAGTCTTATGTTTCGAGatctaaaaaaaagaaaactgttCCTGCACGGGCCATGAAACCACCATGTGAaattaataaatgtaaaatgcaATGTTCGGTAAAAATTCAAAGTCAAGACAGGATGAGAATTTTTAGTAAATATTGGGAATTAGGGGACATTAACTTGCAACGAAACTTTATAAATAACTGTACCAAAGAAATTATGCCTGCAGTTCGTTTTACGGGGAAACAGAAGCCTCGCAAACACAATAATGCCTATTATTTTATCGTGAATAATGAAGAAATACGAGTGTGCAAAAAGTTCTTTATGGCTACCTTAGATATTAACGACCGAGTTGTAAGAACAGTTTTTAATAAGAGAGAGCTAGGTTTTGTTGAGGTAGATAAAAGAGGAAAACATGgcaatcataaaaaaattgatgaatcCATTAAAAAATCTGTCAGAGATCACATACAGTCGATACCACGAATAGAAAGCCACTATATTAGAAAAAATTCTAGCCGAGAGTTCATCGATGGTGGTAAATGTATTGCAGATTTATATGAAGATTACAAAACAGAATGTTTAAAGCAAGGTCTTCCAGCAGCACACCACGAAATGTACGCAAAAATCTTTAACCAAGAATTTAACATAAGCTTCTTCATACCTAAAAAAGATCGTTGCGAGTTATGTGTTAGTTATGAAAATGCCGATAGCTCTGGAAAAGAGAAATTGAATATTAAGTATACAACGCACTTAGAAGAAAAAGAACTGTCTAGACTCgaaaaagagaaagaaaaaCTTAATGTGAGTGCTGACTATATTGTTGCAGTGTATGATTTACAGGCTGTGCTGCAAACGCCAAAAGGAGATGTTTCCGTATTCTATTATAAGTCGAAATTAAATAATCTAAATTTTACAATAAGTGAACTTGGATCTGATTATACGGAATGCTATTTATGGCATGAAGGAGAAGCTAACAGAGGCGCAGACGAAATCGGATCTTGCATACTTGATTTTATAGATAAGAAAATGGTAGATTATGATGGGCCAGGGAttgaaatagtatttttttcagACAATTGCTGTGGCCAGCAGaagaataaatttattttttcaatgtaCATTTTCGCTTTGTTAAAGTATCCTAAGATAAAATCAATAACTCATAAGTACCTCATCACCGGCCACACACAAAATGAAGGTGATTCTGTACATTCCACTATAGAAAAGGCTATTAAGAAAAACCTTAAGTCTGGCCCCATTTATGTCCCCAGCCAATATGCACAAATTATCAGaaccgcaaaaaaaaaaaggtaaaccATACCACGTGAACGAAATGagctttaaaaattttttttcaatgaagaGTTTATCAGAAGACATCGGCTTCAATGCGAAGAATTTGAAGACTGCTgatttgaaagtttttaaagtgACCCAAGGCGAACCTAACaaagttttttataaacattCCTATAAAGATGATCATTTTAAGGAGGCTGAAATCAGCCGAAAACAAATCAACTCcgaaaatattaacattaaaagGGCGTATAGATGTCGCCCTAAAATAaaagagaataaaaaaaaagatctcTTAAGTTTATTGGAGAATAATCACATTCCCAATTACTATTCTTCTTTTTATTCCCAACTTTAAGGAAACTAATTAAGTTATTAGTTATGTGTTGCACAGAGGCTATTgtcatgtttttttatttttatttttgtaatttaaagatACTAATTAAGTTATACTAATAAGTATACTAATTAAGTTATACTTTGAAGAATCAAGAAGGTACTAATTAAGTTTTTACGATGTAAATGGTGGGTCAaagataatgtaatattttaacgtagcttaatattatttgtgaTTTGGAGAGTTCCTTTAAAATAATGCTTAGATTTTGTTGGTTATTTAgagtttttgaaattattttcctCGCTTTATTGTTTAAgaagtagtattttattttaatatctgtTGCTAAGTAATGTGAAAAAGAGT
It encodes:
- the LOC121735054 gene encoding serine/threonine-protein kinase pakD-like; this encodes MASQFKEGRGKRLLQMCGNDNNKENNNMNRTDDLVPTTSSIKPGIDVSDDTGTINDDLEQTLNSEYFSEDDDDSVKDPNYSSSSSSSTSSGSSRSSSRSSTVQHVIPPTSINDPEVLGDQNLRQSSPQYEEKNEVSESDQNIDLPIQQSVQENKDEEGVQDIQPPSQSVQESNEEITQNIRLPSQSAQENIDEEAAQNLTEMEDNSNVKKGRKRLARVDEWLSVKAKKLRNTVNLDLIIRNAIYGMKEKLTEAQTKSDLAYLIL